The Candidatus Cloacimonadota bacterium genomic sequence ACCGTTTCCAACACGTTTTTCAATCCATTCGGGGTGTGGGCGAAATCAATAAAAATATTGAAATTTCCTGCACTATGTTCGATTCGATCTAATCTTCCTGTTATTCTTTTGATTTGAGAGATCCCATTAACAATATTCTGCTTTTTTATCCCCAATTGAGCGCAAACTGTGATTGCTGCCAGAATATTGCTCACATTATATTTCCCCAGTAAATTTGTGCTAATTTCATAATCAGTAGGGGGAGATGTAACCACAAATTTAGTCCTCTCGGCTGTAAAATCAATCTCGCTTGCCCGATAATCCGCCTTAAATTTTATTCCATAATTAACTGAAATATCGGATTTGTATTTCTGAAAGAAATCATAAGATTCATCATCTCTATTTAATATTGCGATTTTTTTACCGGATTTGCTTTCCATTGGATTACTTAAATATTGAAATAATTTACCTTTTGCTTTTCTATATTCCTCAATATTCTTGTGATAATCAAGATGTTCGGGCGTCAAATTAGTTATAACTCCCACATCAAAATCGCATGCTTCTGCCCGATATTGAGCTAGCCCGTGTGATGAAGTTTCTATGATGGCATATTCCGTACCCGCTTCTACCATTATCGCGAGATATTTTTGTAACGTAACAGAATCCGGCGTTGTTGTGTGGAATCCGGTTTCGATGATATTGTTTCCCACGTTTGCCTGCAAAGTAGAAATCAAGCCGGTTTTTTTTCCTGCATGTTTTAAAATATGATAAATAATTGTGGCAGTGGTAGTTTTTCCGTCTGTACCGGTTATGCCGATAATTTTCATTTTTCGGGAGGGATGACCATAGAAAGCTGCAGCAAGATGTGCCAATATTCTGCGAGAATTATCAACCATGATAAATGGCGTTTTTGGATTGGAAATAACAAAATTGTCATTTTCCGCCACAATTGCTGAAGCACCTTTTTTTATAGCATTTTTCACAAATTGATGCCCGTCAAAATTTTCACCTTTCACAGCAACGAATAGGGAATTTGTTTCTACTTTTCGTGAATCAAAAGTGATAGACGATATTTCGATATTTGACGGATTTGAAACATTTTTCACATCCGTGAATTCAATTTCTTCTAATAATTTATTTAATTTCATCTACTCTTCCAGCGAATCGGAAATTTTTCCTTTTCTAATCAAACTTCGGAGATTCATATAGGTTTTGATTCCCTTATTCATCAAATAATACCAAAAAGGTTTGAGAATCAGATCGTGCATTCCGATGAAAATCTTTTTTTGTCCCTTGAATCCCTGCTTGAATCTGTAAACTCCGAAAAGAGGATGACCCGGTTTTGGATCGACCGGAATTCCCCAAAGGTCGTAAATTTTAAAACCGACTTCCTTCGCCCATTTTATCACCTCCCAGTGGATTGCGTGATTGGGCATCACATTGCGATATTCGTTTGAAGATGAGCCATACATATACCAGATTTTTTCACCGAAGCAGAAAATATAAACCGAGGCGATCGGTTTCTTATTGTAAAAAGCAACGAATATCCTAACCATTTTTCCCGGCTCTAATATTTGGAGAACACGCCGATAATATTCGCGGGGATGGATCATAAAATTATTTCTGTTAGCGGTTTCTTCGTAGATGTCATAAAATCGGTTCATCCCTTCTTCATTCGTCATCTCCTGAACTGTTACCCCTTTTTTCAATGCAAGCCGAATATTATAGCGGTGTTTGGATTTGCAATTCGAAAGAATCGTGTCCAAATCTTGGGTGAGATCAAGAAAAAAAGTTGCTCGCGGTTGAATTTGTTTTTTGAGTCGAACAAATTTAAATTTATTTAATAATTCTTTCGCTTTTTGGTCTTGTTCATCCACTTCCGGGTCTATCTTCAGGACGATGGCATTATGC encodes the following:
- a CDS encoding UDP-N-acetylmuramoyl-L-alanyl-D-glutamate--2,6-diaminopimelate ligase → MKLNKLLEEIEFTDVKNVSNPSNIEISSITFDSRKVETNSLFVAVKGENFDGHQFVKNAIKKGASAIVAENDNFVISNPKTPFIMVDNSRRILAHLAAAFYGHPSRKMKIIGITGTDGKTTTATIIYHILKHAGKKTGLISTLQANVGNNIIETGFHTTTPDSVTLQKYLAIMVEAGTEYAIIETSSHGLAQYRAEACDFDVGVITNLTPEHLDYHKNIEEYRKAKGKLFQYLSNPMESKSGKKIAILNRDDESYDFFQKYKSDISVNYGIKFKADYRASEIDFTAERTKFVVTSPPTDYEISTNLLGKYNVSNILAAITVCAQLGIKKQNIVNGISQIKRITGRLDRIEHSAGNFNIFIDFAHTPNGLKNVLETVRKFTKNKVHVIFGCPGFRDHSKRKPMGEIAARLADKIYITADDPRTESLQKIMSEIAEGCMLQNKVEKKDFWKIANREKAIRKAILSAEDGDTVIACGKAHEKTIAIGTEEIPWDEYAVVQRETLRMAQILRKG
- a CDS encoding peptidoglycan bridge formation glycyltransferase FemA/FemB family protein, which encodes MKDIKCKILKTENELRDWNEFVARSKMCPILQSVEWGELKKISGWQPIRISILENDKIIAGISILKRKIPFIGKSIFYAPRGPIVDYHDEKIFSILIDRIREVAKKHNAIVLKIDPEVDEQDQKAKELLNKFKFVRLKKQIQPRATFFLDLTQDLDTILSNCKSKHRYNIRLALKKGVTVQEMTNEEGMNRFYDIYEETANRNNFMIHPREYYRRVLQILEPGKMVRIFVAFYNKKPIASVYIFCFGEKIWYMYGSSSNEYRNVMPNHAIHWEVIKWAKEVGFKIYDLWGIPVDPKPGHPLFGVYRFKQGFKGQKKIFIGMHDLILKPFWYYLMNKGIKTYMNLRSLIRKGKISDSLEE